Proteins co-encoded in one Dendropsophus ebraccatus isolate aDenEbr1 chromosome 9, aDenEbr1.pat, whole genome shotgun sequence genomic window:
- the ZNF668 gene encoding zinc finger protein 668, giving the protein MSGQEESVGEIEVSIEQEPQQSPRFVQCGRRFRCLICYKTFPNQPRAKRHCLAHVSADDSKPATPKTPGPKNEPRHQCVYCNKSYKTASLLKSHVRSHTGEKPFVCKECGRSFMQPICLRVHMATHSGQLPFQCSQCGKAYATPSKLRIHERLHTGERPFSCPDCGKGFADPSVFRKHRRSHAGLRPYQCQLCQKSYSELKDLKNHERSHTGEKPFLCSDCGKAFSRASSLTCHQRIHAAEKPYKCPICNKDFTQLSSYQSHQRTHSGEKPYLCPQCGRMFSDPSSFRRHQRAHQGVKPYRCDKCGKPFRQPADLAMHQRIHTGERPFRCPDCDKTFVASWDLKRHRLSHSTERPFQCMECGKGFAERSGLSKHQRSHSGERPYKCEECGKTFIVSSSLRKHERTHMKPEQEANKKKEESTTCDKCSLTFQSVMDLRNHQRTHPELRPFRCDQCYKGFVDKAGLKKHQRVHSDVRPHLCQQCGKGFHVPSDLRKHQRTHAKEAKGKEKEEEEEITTLTLHPASVEPQPLFDPLVSFLEKVAEGNMEVIEPSPTSS; this is encoded by the coding sequence ATGTCGGGGCAGGAGGAGTCTGTAGGAGAGATTGAGGTGTCCATCGAGCAGGAACCTCAGCAATCTCCACGATTTGTGCAATGTGGCCGACGCTTCCGCTGTTTGATCTGCTATAAAACCTTCCCCAACCAGCCTCGTGCCAAGCGCCACTGCCTCGCGCACGTCTCAGCCGATGACTCCAAACCTGCAACCCCCAAGACTCCCGGGCCAAAGAACGAGCCGCGGCACCAGTGTGTGTACTGCAACAAGTCCTACAAAACCGCCTCACTGCTAAAGAGTCATGTGCGCAgccacacgggggagaagccattcGTGTGTAAAGAGTGCGGCCGCTCCTTTATGCAGCCTATATGTCTGCGGGTACACATGGCCACACATAGCGGGCAGCTCCCTTTCCAGTGCAGTCAGTGTGGAAAAGCCTACGCCACTCCCTCAAAGCTACGAATTCACGAGCGGCTGCACACCGGTGAACGCCCATTCTCATGTCCCGATTGCGGGAAAGGGTTTGCAGACCCATCCGTTTTTCGTAAGCATCGGCGGAGCCATGCCGGGCTGCGGCCCTATCAGTGCCAGCTGTGCCAGAAGTCCTATAGCGAGCTGAAGGATCTAAAGAACCATGAACGAAGCCACACCGGGGAGAAGCCCTTCCTGTGCTCAGACTGCGGCAAGGCCTTCTCCCGTGCGTCTTCTCTCACATGTCACCAGCGCATCCACGCTGCTGAGAAACCGTACAAGTGCCCCATATGCAACAAAGACTTTACCCAGCTGTCTTCCTATCAGAGCCACCAACGCACACACTCTGGGGAGAAGCCTTACTTGTGCCCTCAGTGCGGCCGAATGTTTTCCGACCCCTCTAGTTTCCGGCGGCACCAGCGAGCCCACCAGGGCGTTAAGCCGTATCGATGCGACAAGTGTGGCAAACCATTCCGACAGCCAGCTGATCTGGCCATGCACCAACGTATCCACACAGGTGAGAGACCCTTCCGATGTCCGGACTGCGACAAGACATTTGTAGCATCTTGGGACTTGAAGAGGCATCGGCTGTCGCACAGCACGGAAAGACCTTTCCAGTGCATGGAGTGCGGCAAAGGCTTCGCTGAACGTTCTGGACTTAGTAAACATCAACGTTCCCACAGCGGTGAGAGACCCTACAAGTGCGAGGAGTGTGGGAAGACATTCATTGTGTCCTCCAGTCTCCGGAAACACGAGCGTACCCACATGAAGCCAGAACAGGAAGCCAACAAGAAGAAGGAAGAGTCCACCACCTGTGACAAGTGCTCATTAACGTTCCAAAGCGTGATGGACCTGAGAAACCATCAAAGGACCCACCCAGAACTCAGGCCCTTCCGTTGTGACCAGTGCTACAAGGGCTTTGTGGACAAGGCCGGACTGAAGAAGCATCAAAGGGTCCACAGTGACGTGCGCCCCCACTTGTGCCAGCAGTGCGGCAAGGGCTTCCATGTCCCCTCCGACCTACGTAAGCACCAGAGGACACATGCCAAGGAGGCCAAGGGCAAAgaaaaggaggaagaagaggagatcaCCACCTTGACCCTCCATCCGGCCTCCGTTGAGCCTCAGCCTCTCTTCGATCCTCTTGTCTCCTTCTTAGAGAAAGTAGCTGAAGGGAACATGGAGGTGATCGAACCATCACCCACATCGAGCTGA
- the LOC138800544 gene encoding syntaxin-4-like: MRDRTKELNQGDSDSEADEQKVFIPISNGGSDESETDYQFFKMTREIRESMVTLSNKVTELEASQVKILSQPLPEENMKKDLQFLREEIKRLAKEIRSKLQLIEIKDEDEEVKRSVHLRMKKTQHSVLSKQFIDILNRCNVLQTQYRESNVKRIKRQLQITGHNVTDEQFDEMLESGQTDVFTCNILKDTQVTKQALNEIEARHEEILKLEKSIVELHDMFMYLAMEVEAQGETIDSIEKNILHSTDYVERAKQQLGQAVDNRQKARKKKLYIAICLAIFIIVVVLIVTVSLTT, encoded by the exons ATGAGGGACCGGACCAAGGAGCTGAACCAG GGGGACAGTGACTCCGAGGCTGATGAGCAGAAAGTCTTCATCCCGATCAGCAATGGCGGCAGCGATGAATCGGAGACTGACTACCAGTTCTTTAAGATG ACTCGTGAGATCCGGGAATCTATGGTCACTCTAAGCAACAAAGTGACTGAACTGGAAGCCAGTCAGGTGAAGATCCTGAGCCAGCCGCTGCCGGAGGAGA ATATGAAGAAAGATTTACAGTTTCTGCGGGAGGAGATCAAACGTTTAGCAAAGGAAATCCGCAGCAAACTACAGC TGATTGAGATAAAGGACGAGGATGAGGAGGTCAAGAGGTCGGTCCACCTGCGGATGAAGAAGACTCAG CACTCTGTTCTCTCTAAGCAATTCATCGATATTCTGAACCGGTGTAACGTGTTACAGACCCAGTACAGAGAGAGCAATGTGAAGAGGATCAAGCGGCAGCTCCAGATCA CCGGACACAATGTTACTGATGAACAGTTTGATGAGATGCTGGAGAGCGGACAGACGGACGTGTTTACCTGCAAT ATCCTGAAGGACACACAAGTCACTAAACAGGCTTTAAATGAGATTGAAGCCCGACATGAGGAGATCCTGAAACTGGAGAAGAGCATTGTGGAGCTTCACGATATGTTCATGTACCTCGCCATGGAGGTGGAAGCGCAG GGGGAGACGATAGACAGCATCGAGAAGAACATTTTACATTCTACAGATTATGTGGAAAGAGCCAAGCAGCAGCTGGGGCAGGCGGTGGACAACAGACAAAAGGCCCGTAAG AAGAAACTCTACATCGCCATCTGCTTGGCCATTTTCATCATCGTTGTCGTCCTCATCGTCACAGTGTCCCTCACAACCTGA